In Spirobacillus cienkowskii, a genomic segment contains:
- the tsf gene encoding translation elongation factor Ts has translation MAVVTAQMVKELREMTLAGMSDCKKALDAAEGDMDKAVVILREKGLASAAKKAARAASEGVVSTVVDNNSLGFIYEVNCETDFVTKNDGFQAFVNNLQTLINNAKPADLENLLSTKYDNSSNVRDAATALVAQIGENITVRRFARIGNGKNFVTSYVHGGGKIGVLVELSGSGIENHFSNSTLNDLGKDVALQAAAMKPQYLNEQEIPAETIKAEEDIIRNKFLQQGKPEAALAKIVPSSMKTWFKEICLVDQLFVKDDSKNVAAYVAEAGKKLGINDLKVSSFIRLELGQGVEKKAEDFAAEVAATVAAASKA, from the coding sequence ATGGCTGTTGTAACTGCCCAAATGGTAAAAGAACTTCGTGAAATGACTCTTGCTGGAATGTCTGACTGCAAAAAAGCTCTTGATGCAGCAGAAGGAGACATGGACAAAGCAGTTGTTATTTTACGTGAAAAAGGTCTTGCTAGCGCTGCAAAAAAAGCGGCTCGCGCTGCTAGCGAAGGCGTTGTGTCCACTGTTGTTGATAACAACAGTTTAGGCTTTATTTATGAAGTGAATTGCGAAACTGACTTTGTCACTAAAAATGACGGTTTTCAAGCATTTGTCAACAATTTGCAAACTTTAATCAATAACGCAAAACCAGCTGATCTAGAAAACCTACTCAGTACCAAATATGACAATTCTAGCAATGTCCGCGATGCCGCAACGGCTCTTGTAGCACAAATTGGTGAAAATATTACTGTTCGCCGTTTTGCTCGTATTGGCAATGGCAAAAACTTTGTCACATCTTATGTTCATGGTGGCGGTAAAATTGGTGTTCTTGTAGAGCTTTCTGGATCTGGTATTGAAAATCATTTTTCAAACTCTACATTAAATGATTTAGGAAAAGACGTTGCATTACAAGCTGCAGCGATGAAGCCTCAATATCTTAATGAACAAGAAATTCCTGCTGAAACAATTAAAGCAGAAGAAGACATCATTCGTAATAAATTTCTTCAACAAGGCAAGCCAGAAGCGGCTCTTGCAAAAATTGTTCCAAGCAGCATGAAAACTTGGTTCAAAGAAATTTGTTTAGTTGATCAACTTTTTGTTAAAGATGATAGCAAAAATGTTGCTGCCTACGTTGCAGAAGCTGGTAAAAAGCTAGGCATCAACGACCTTAAAGTCAGCTCTTTTATTAGACTTGAGCTTGGTCAAGGCGTTGAAAAAAAGGCTGAAGATTTTGCAGCCGAAGTTGCAGCAACTGTTGCAGCGGCTTCTAAAGCTTAA
- the rpsB gene encoding 30S ribosomal protein S2, translated as MSIEVQMRDLLDAGVHFGHQVRRWNPKMRPFIYGERNGIHIIDLQKTQKLFKDALAFVEQTVAEGGHILFVATKKQAQEIIVEEAERSGMFHIHHRWLGGMMTNWQTVRSSITKLKRIEKMANDGTYESITKREVALKERLRLKLERSLGGIKNMPGLPSAIFVIDAKKEFTAIAEANRLGIPVIAVTDTNSDPNGVNYIIPGNDDSLKAIKLYASLISDAAMAGKQRRKAEATKEDSSFSSDSGRSQIKVKRLKSRDEDENN; from the coding sequence ATGTCTATTGAAGTACAAATGCGCGATCTTCTCGACGCTGGCGTTCATTTTGGTCACCAAGTACGCCGCTGGAATCCTAAAATGCGCCCTTTTATTTACGGTGAGCGCAATGGTATCCACATTATCGACCTCCAAAAAACACAAAAACTCTTTAAAGATGCACTAGCGTTTGTTGAGCAAACTGTTGCTGAAGGCGGCCACATTCTTTTTGTCGCAACCAAAAAACAAGCTCAAGAAATTATTGTTGAAGAAGCAGAAAGATCAGGAATGTTTCACATTCACCACCGCTGGCTCGGTGGCATGATGACAAACTGGCAAACAGTTCGCTCTAGTATTACTAAACTAAAACGCATTGAAAAAATGGCAAACGACGGCACTTACGAGAGCATCACCAAACGTGAAGTGGCTCTAAAAGAACGTCTCCGCTTAAAACTAGAACGTTCTTTAGGCGGTATCAAAAATATGCCTGGCTTGCCTTCTGCAATTTTTGTTATTGACGCTAAAAAAGAATTCACCGCAATCGCTGAAGCAAATCGCTTAGGAATTCCTGTTATTGCTGTTACCGATACAAACAGTGATCCAAATGGCGTTAACTACATTATCCCTGGTAATGACGACAGCCTTAAAGCAATTAAACTTTATGCAAGCCTCATTTCTGATGCAGCAATGGCTGGCAAGCAACGTCGTAAAGCTGAAGCAACAAAAGAAGACTCTTCTTTTTCTTCAGATAGCGGCCGCTCACAAATTAAGGTTAAGCGTTTAAAATCACGCGATGAAGACGAAAATAACTAA
- the thrS gene encoding threonine--tRNA ligase — protein MSEINIYLPDGSSRVMPASATVFDVAKSISSGLAKAAIVGRVDGVLVDLDFPLKNGVKVEILTDRTSEGLEVIRHSTVHVMAMAIQDLFPGTQITIGPVVENQFYYDIYPKEGVKIGTNDFPIIEKKMQEIIAQNISFIKRIVSREEAIAHFNGLGETFKVEIVKELPEDSEIKIYAIAHWDDLCRGPHVSATGKLGAFKLMSVAGAYWRANKDNAQLVRIYGTAWANKKDLDAYLHMLEEAKKRDHVLLGRQLNLFTLMSDIAPGAAFFFPNGAKLFTLLQNYIRFKWAKFGFEEIQSPQVMNVNLWKVSGHYEKYRDDMYIFKDDHNEEFGIKPMSCPGHVRMFMVGQKSYRDLPLRYGEFGVVHRNELSGTLHGLTRVRRITQDDGHIFCMLNQVQTEIMAALQFVKEAYAELGFHEVIYMLSTRPENRMGAEDVWDVAETALEQALKASGVQFQINPGDGAFYGPKIDFKVKDAIGRMHQCATIQLDFQMPTRFGISYQTSNNSQETPVMIHRAVLGSVERFMGIFIEHFAGHFPIGLAPVQCRIVTVTESHEDYARKVKNFLKEHGVRIESDFSNDKLGAKIRDAQLLKIPYMLVIGDKEVQTSTLTARYRDGKNLAPMSPEEFLAYVKAESGVFWGLDTNQK, from the coding sequence GTGAGTGAAATAAATATTTATTTGCCTGATGGTTCATCCCGGGTAATGCCTGCATCGGCAACCGTTTTTGATGTTGCCAAGAGCATTAGTTCTGGCTTAGCAAAAGCAGCTATTGTGGGTAGGGTTGATGGTGTTCTTGTTGATTTGGATTTTCCATTAAAAAATGGAGTTAAAGTAGAAATACTCACCGATAGAACGTCCGAGGGGCTAGAGGTCATTCGCCATTCAACAGTGCATGTGATGGCAATGGCAATTCAAGATCTTTTTCCTGGTACGCAAATTACAATTGGCCCAGTTGTGGAAAACCAATTTTACTACGACATATATCCAAAAGAAGGTGTAAAAATTGGGACCAATGATTTTCCAATCATTGAAAAAAAGATGCAAGAAATTATTGCACAAAATATTTCTTTTATAAAAAGAATTGTAAGCAGAGAAGAGGCAATTGCCCACTTTAATGGTTTAGGCGAAACATTTAAAGTTGAAATTGTTAAAGAGCTTCCAGAAGATAGTGAAATAAAAATTTATGCCATTGCCCACTGGGACGATTTGTGTCGTGGTCCCCATGTTTCTGCAACAGGAAAATTGGGGGCATTTAAGCTCATGAGTGTTGCAGGTGCATACTGGCGCGCCAACAAAGACAATGCGCAACTTGTGAGAATTTATGGAACCGCGTGGGCAAATAAAAAAGATCTCGATGCTTACTTGCATATGCTTGAAGAAGCAAAAAAACGTGATCATGTTTTGCTTGGCCGCCAGCTTAATCTGTTTACATTAATGAGCGATATTGCTCCAGGTGCCGCATTCTTTTTTCCAAATGGCGCTAAACTTTTTACGCTGTTGCAAAATTACATTCGCTTTAAATGGGCAAAATTTGGCTTTGAAGAAATTCAAAGCCCTCAAGTGATGAATGTGAATTTATGGAAAGTCAGTGGCCATTACGAAAAATATCGTGATGATATGTATATTTTTAAAGACGATCACAACGAAGAATTTGGTATCAAACCAATGAGCTGCCCTGGCCATGTGAGAATGTTTATGGTTGGGCAAAAATCTTACCGTGATTTGCCGTTACGTTATGGTGAATTTGGTGTTGTGCATCGCAACGAGCTGAGCGGTACATTGCACGGTCTCACTCGTGTTCGCCGTATTACACAAGATGATGGACATATTTTTTGTATGTTAAATCAAGTTCAAACCGAAATCATGGCTGCATTGCAGTTTGTGAAGGAAGCGTATGCGGAGCTTGGTTTTCATGAAGTGATTTACATGCTTTCTACCCGCCCCGAAAATCGGATGGGCGCAGAAGACGTTTGGGATGTCGCAGAAACAGCGTTGGAACAGGCGTTGAAAGCGAGTGGTGTGCAATTTCAAATCAATCCTGGTGATGGTGCTTTTTATGGTCCTAAAATAGACTTTAAAGTTAAAGATGCAATTGGGCGTATGCACCAGTGTGCAACAATTCAACTAGATTTCCAAATGCCAACGCGATTTGGAATCAGCTATCAAACATCAAATAACTCCCAAGAAACTCCTGTCATGATTCATAGAGCTGTACTTGGTTCTGTAGAAAGATTTATGGGAATTTTTATTGAGCATTTTGCAGGACATTTTCCTATTGGTCTTGCGCCAGTTCAATGTCGTATTGTAACAGTCACTGAATCTCACGAAGACTATGCGCGTAAAGTTAAAAACTTCTTAAAAGAACATGGTGTGCGCATTGAATCTGATTTTAGCAACGATAAACTTGGCGCAAAAATTCGCGATGCGCAGTTGTTAAAAATTCCTTACATGCTTGTAATTGGCGATAAAGAAGTGCAAACAAGCACCCTAACAGCCCGTTACCGTGATGGCAAAAATTTAGCTCCCATGTCGCCAGAAGAATTTCTTGCGTATGTTAAGGCTGAAAGTGGTGTATTTTGGGGCTTAGATACCAATCAAAAATAA
- a CDS encoding peptidylprolyl isomerase, producing MINLQMKTNHGDIFIELDNEKAPMTVANFVEYVTAKHFDGSIFHRVIPGFMIQGGGFDANMKEKSTNRPIENEAKNGLGNERGTIAMARTNDPHSATAQFFINLTNNDFLNNQGAQWGYAVFGKVTQGMETVDAIAKVKTGSKGFHQDVPKETVLIESVVVVN from the coding sequence ATGATTAATTTACAGATGAAAACCAATCATGGTGATATTTTTATAGAACTCGATAATGAAAAAGCACCAATGACTGTTGCGAATTTTGTAGAATACGTAACCGCGAAACATTTTGATGGATCAATTTTTCACCGGGTGATTCCTGGCTTTATGATTCAAGGCGGCGGCTTTGATGCCAATATGAAAGAAAAGTCAACCAATCGTCCTATCGAAAATGAAGCAAAAAATGGTTTGGGTAATGAGCGCGGCACAATTGCTATGGCGCGTACCAACGACCCGCACTCTGCCACAGCACAATTTTTTATTAACTTAACAAACAACGATTTTTTAAATAATCAGGGCGCGCAATGGGGCTACGCTGTGTTCGGTAAAGTAACACAAGGTATGGAAACAGTTGACGCTATTGCCAAAGTAAAAACAGGTTCAAAAGGCTTTCATCAAGATGTGCCTAAAGAAACTGTGTTGATTGAATCTGTGGTTGTTGTTAACTAA
- a CDS encoding aKG-HExxH-type peptide beta-hydroxylase, producing the protein MYFLFGLKPNLKNIITICKTQFQDKEINTLNLKDVFYKSLSQYRNNVYVNFSNNKFINNRVVEDEFCKIFKSESNLTDIKIDFVNDSAIEDINEINRINDFYNSAIMRLKELNQEWFDLFDLAIHSIFTKPSRRCGGGTTSAALGVIWLDPRPHWQLYDLMELLIHELTHNLLFYHELNNLIFNNNDDITKIENYSISSILKIKRPLDKVYHSIIVSSEIICAREILKFLKQDKYSVHPPTKDLYDSTMIAFKEIRKLKNLKELLTKNAIELLDSTYNKIERINQ; encoded by the coding sequence ATGTATTTTCTTTTTGGATTAAAACCAAATTTGAAAAATATTATAACAATTTGTAAAACACAATTTCAAGATAAAGAAATTAATACTTTAAATTTGAAAGATGTGTTTTACAAAAGTCTGTCTCAATACAGAAATAATGTTTACGTAAATTTTTCAAATAATAAATTTATAAATAATAGAGTAGTAGAAGATGAGTTTTGTAAAATATTTAAAAGTGAAAGCAATCTTACCGATATAAAAATAGACTTTGTTAATGATAGTGCTATAGAAGATATTAATGAGATTAATCGTATAAATGATTTTTATAATTCAGCAATAATGAGGTTGAAGGAATTAAATCAGGAATGGTTTGATTTATTTGATTTAGCAATTCACTCAATATTTACTAAGCCATCGAGAAGATGTGGAGGTGGTACTACATCAGCTGCACTAGGTGTTATTTGGTTAGACCCTCGTCCTCATTGGCAATTATATGATTTAATGGAACTTTTGATTCATGAACTAACGCACAATCTTCTTTTTTATCATGAACTTAACAACCTTATATTTAATAATAATGATGATATAACAAAAATTGAAAATTATTCGATTTCTTCAATATTGAAGATAAAAAGACCTTTAGATAAAGTTTATCATAGTATTATAGTTTCTTCTGAAATAATATGTGCTAGAGAAATATTAAAATTTTTAAAACAAGATAAATATTCAGTACATCCTCCTACAAAAGATCTTTATGATTCAACAATGATAGCATTTAAAGAAATTAGGAAATTAAAAAATTTGAAAGAATTATTAACAAAAAATGCTATAGAATTATTAGATAGTACATATAATAAAATTGAAAGAATAAATCAATAA
- a CDS encoding MFS transporter, protein MLLFLMKNKNILFFCIATFLTEIGMGLTQVSVYGMLSSEKVSTFIYGVAFFLTLFPGFIATLFVTNIIKKFPLHRLFIVINTTSSFFLFFPLYGSYYNNIYIIISALIVSSFSSGFLFTIIQTYIKRSCKENNLILYSKIDSLLFTANIFIGVGLGSLLYPFLGSRIYIIMNIIFYIISSILVYICFKVKPEFMAVKDNNIEKIYKFNLLNSKQKKSLLFTPFLCFITTPLITLLPLIGRKYGINFNIFEIFLSNSVTSFLFAKSLGQLIGPSIMKKSLFHNLLLNYNKIIFLILVFIFCYLISYFINSFYISILFIIIAHISSNILTTLGFYIFQKEFSEEEVVYFSSIQYRITIIVMSLCSIISPILYELTNFILISFLPLFILLLLFLVNKNIPYKKKYIF, encoded by the coding sequence ATGTTGTTATTTCTAATGAAAAATAAAAATATATTATTTTTTTGTATTGCTACATTTTTAACAGAAATAGGTATGGGATTGACACAAGTTTCTGTATATGGGATGTTATCGTCAGAAAAAGTATCTACTTTTATTTATGGTGTCGCATTTTTTCTTACATTATTCCCAGGTTTTATAGCTACATTATTTGTTACTAATATTATAAAAAAATTTCCATTACATAGGTTATTTATAGTTATTAATACTACTTCATCTTTTTTCTTGTTTTTTCCTCTTTATGGAAGTTATTACAATAATATTTATATAATAATATCGGCTTTAATTGTCTCATCTTTTTCATCGGGTTTTTTATTTACTATTATTCAAACATACATAAAAAGATCTTGCAAAGAAAATAACCTTATATTATATTCCAAAATAGACAGTTTATTATTTACAGCAAATATATTTATAGGAGTTGGTTTAGGTTCATTGTTATACCCATTTTTAGGATCAAGAATATATATAATTATGAATATAATTTTTTATATTATATCTTCAATTTTAGTTTATATATGTTTTAAAGTTAAACCAGAATTTATGGCTGTTAAAGACAATAATATAGAAAAAATCTATAAATTTAATTTGTTAAATAGTAAACAAAAAAAATCTCTATTATTTACCCCATTTCTTTGTTTTATTACTACTCCTTTAATAACATTACTACCATTAATTGGAAGAAAATATGGAATTAATTTTAATATATTTGAGATATTTTTATCAAATAGTGTGACATCATTTTTGTTTGCAAAAAGTTTAGGTCAATTGATAGGTCCTTCTATCATGAAGAAAAGTTTATTTCATAATTTATTATTAAATTATAATAAGATTATCTTTTTAATTCTGGTATTTATTTTTTGTTATTTAATATCTTATTTTATTAATAGTTTTTATATATCAATATTATTTATTATTATTGCACATATATCATCAAATATTTTAACAACACTTGGTTTTTATATTTTTCAGAAAGAATTTAGTGAAGAAGAAGTAGTATATTTTTCTTCTATTCAATATAGAATTACAATAATTGTAATGTCTTTATGCTCTATAATATCTCCAATATTATACGAATTGACTAATTTTATTTTAATTTCATTTCTACCTTTATTTATTTTATTATTATTATTTTTAGTTAATAAAAATATTCCGTACAAGAAAAAATATATATTTTAA
- the lipA gene encoding lipoyl synthase, with the protein MLDENTLNSNYEPIFTSNSEENEKTYAKLASLAVEPQYNPKNGRLLKPSWLKVGLTGGEVLYSIKKDLREKKLYTVCEEAKCPNISGCWNTGTATFMIMGDTCTRGCRFCHIKTGNPNGLLDPDEPSKVSLSIKTMNLQYAVITMVDRDDLPDGGAAHIAKTIEAIHADNPKTRLEILAGDFSGQQPCIEHVVHAGRGLDVFAHNIETVRRLSPRVRDARAKYEQSLRVLQHAKKIGPTTMFTKSAIMLGLGESFSEIEQSLSDLREVGTEIVTIGQYLQPTPKHLTVKRFVHPDEFAFWSDIAKKMGFKAVASADLCAVRLKRLSFFLALS; encoded by the coding sequence ATGCTTGACGAGAATACTTTAAACTCAAATTATGAGCCAATTTTTACTTCTAATTCAGAAGAAAACGAAAAAACGTATGCAAAATTAGCATCGTTAGCTGTTGAGCCGCAATATAATCCTAAAAATGGAAGACTATTAAAGCCAAGCTGGCTTAAAGTTGGACTTACTGGAGGAGAAGTTCTTTACAGTATAAAAAAAGATTTGCGAGAAAAAAAACTTTATACGGTTTGCGAAGAAGCAAAATGTCCTAATATTTCGGGCTGCTGGAATACAGGTACTGCCACATTTATGATCATGGGCGATACCTGCACTCGAGGTTGCCGCTTTTGTCATATTAAAACAGGCAACCCCAATGGTTTGCTTGATCCCGATGAGCCTTCTAAAGTTTCGCTTAGTATCAAAACAATGAATTTACAATATGCTGTGATCACAATGGTAGACCGTGACGACTTGCCCGATGGTGGTGCTGCACACATTGCAAAAACAATTGAAGCCATCCATGCTGATAATCCCAAAACCCGACTCGAAATTTTAGCCGGTGACTTTAGTGGCCAGCAACCCTGCATTGAGCACGTGGTGCATGCAGGACGCGGTCTTGATGTGTTTGCCCACAACATTGAAACCGTCCGTAGGTTGTCCCCACGCGTTCGTGATGCCCGAGCAAAATATGAGCAAAGCTTGCGTGTTCTACAACACGCAAAAAAAATTGGTCCTACTACAATGTTTACCAAAAGTGCAATTATGCTTGGACTTGGTGAAAGCTTTTCTGAAATTGAGCAATCATTATCTGACTTACGCGAAGTGGGCACCGAAATTGTAACTATTGGGCAATACCTACAACCAACTCCAAAGCACCTCACTGTAAAACGCTTTGTGCATCCGGATGAGTTTGCATTTTGGAGCGACATTGCAAAAAAAATGGGCTTCAAAGCTGTTGCTTCGGCCGACTTGTGCGCAGTTCGTTTAAAGCGTCTGAGCTTTTTCCTAGCTCTTAGTTAA
- a CDS encoding phosphate uptake regulator PhoU, with product MSRISSLEVQLSNVKSLLRTMCDAVKTGLLTLIHHFEHPNQSRLIKVVVLDSEIDNLERAIDTAILQILATQQPLGYDLRFAYACAKIAHHIERIGDAVESLARQLVNGDIPEQKEIFLEMLNDTKDLFERSYSAMFESDLSLIHEIHSLDDKVDFKQRELYHIAKEILKKRDKSHIDKALRIISMSTKLEKIADLCCNWAAQIDFAENGMVRRKIQKRKYRVVFMDGTGGMVASLAASFLYQNVKDIVDISVVAMQPVKNGTILNFTSMLTEYDMTPQIFPIARITSMNWNKVLMLIILGNFEISRDELEIVPYKTVQIRWPEINFNPEELENNSDIFKKFVNLLLLRNNNLTQIIVRTKDQSEYQ from the coding sequence ATGTCACGTATTTCTAGCTTGGAAGTGCAACTGAGTAATGTCAAATCATTATTAAGAACAATGTGTGACGCTGTGAAAACCGGACTTTTGACTTTAATCCATCATTTTGAGCATCCCAATCAAAGCCGTTTGATTAAGGTTGTTGTTCTTGATTCAGAAATTGATAATTTAGAAAGGGCAATTGATACAGCGATATTGCAAATATTAGCGACACAACAACCTTTAGGTTATGATTTACGATTTGCATACGCGTGTGCAAAAATTGCCCATCATATTGAACGCATTGGTGATGCGGTAGAAAGCTTGGCGAGACAGCTTGTTAATGGCGATATTCCAGAACAAAAAGAAATATTTTTAGAAATGTTAAATGATACAAAAGATCTTTTTGAACGCTCGTATTCGGCGATGTTTGAAAGTGATTTGTCATTAATTCATGAAATTCATAGTTTAGATGACAAAGTCGATTTTAAACAGCGAGAGCTATACCATATTGCTAAAGAAATTTTAAAAAAAAGAGATAAAAGTCATATTGATAAGGCGCTTAGAATTATTAGTATGAGTACAAAATTAGAAAAAATTGCCGATCTTTGTTGTAATTGGGCGGCACAAATTGATTTTGCAGAAAATGGAATGGTGCGTCGTAAAATTCAAAAGCGAAAATACCGTGTTGTGTTTATGGATGGAACTGGTGGCATGGTTGCAAGTCTTGCAGCATCATTTTTATATCAAAATGTAAAAGATATTGTTGATATTTCGGTTGTTGCTATGCAGCCCGTTAAAAATGGCACGATTCTTAATTTCACCAGTATGTTAACAGAATACGACATGACACCGCAAATTTTTCCGATTGCCAGAATTACGTCGATGAATTGGAATAAAGTGTTAATGTTAATTATTTTAGGTAATTTTGAGATTTCTAGGGATGAATTGGAGATCGTTCCATATAAAACTGTGCAAATACGTTGGCCAGAAATAAATTTTAACCCCGAAGAGCTTGAGAATAATTCTGATATTTTTAAAAAATTTGTAAATTTACTCTTACTTCGTAACAATAACCTAACGCAAATTATTGTGCGCACTAAAGATCAAAGTGAGTATCAATAA
- a CDS encoding sigma 54-interacting transcriptional regulator, producing the protein MSDVRPLGLFDIDTTNYGTQQGNNSLDGRNVLANNVASEVDNRISEEEMLRHYPTRDEKVYKLLEVARTIAPTKVPVLITGESGVGKETFAKAIHIAGGRERGRFIVANSSNIPANFFEMELFSNQRNGHDYNQLNNNRPIETCSLMLDEVTELDASMQLKLLRILKEQDLNKGSIRRGTAADARIIACSHKNIQDEVNAQRFRNDLFFKLHVIQIDIPPLRQRLVDIDFYSEILLREFNIQFSKNVQLSPTAKQALRTYTWPGNTRELRNVIQRSVLLSTRDYIGVEELHLMKANSRTEVAMGEPLPQVTLMELEQRLILQTLRRMNGNRTHTAKALGISLRALRYKLNELVECGYEVEGKNV; encoded by the coding sequence ATGAGTGATGTGCGTCCACTGGGACTGTTCGACATTGATACAACAAATTACGGAACACAACAAGGTAACAATTCGTTAGATGGGCGTAATGTACTCGCCAATAATGTTGCTTCAGAAGTTGATAATCGAATTTCTGAAGAAGAAATGCTACGTCATTATCCAACAAGGGATGAAAAAGTATATAAACTTCTTGAAGTTGCTCGTACTATTGCGCCAACTAAAGTTCCTGTTTTAATTACAGGTGAAAGCGGAGTAGGTAAAGAAACTTTTGCAAAAGCGATTCACATTGCAGGCGGTCGTGAACGTGGCAGATTTATAGTTGCAAATAGTTCTAACATTCCCGCTAATTTTTTTGAAATGGAATTATTTAGTAATCAACGTAACGGTCATGATTATAATCAACTCAACAACAATCGTCCTATTGAAACATGTTCTTTAATGTTAGACGAAGTCACAGAGCTTGATGCTTCGATGCAATTAAAATTGCTTAGAATATTAAAAGAACAAGATTTAAACAAAGGATCAATTCGCAGAGGAACAGCGGCTGACGCAAGAATTATTGCCTGCAGTCATAAAAATATTCAAGATGAAGTTAACGCACAAAGATTTAGAAATGATTTATTTTTTAAATTACATGTCATTCAAATTGATATACCACCACTTCGTCAAAGGCTAGTTGATATCGACTTTTATTCTGAAATACTACTTCGTGAATTCAATATTCAATTTTCAAAAAATGTGCAACTCTCTCCAACTGCAAAGCAAGCGCTAAGAACATACACATGGCCAGGTAATACTCGCGAATTAAGAAATGTGATTCAACGCTCTGTTTTGCTTTCAACACGCGATTATATTGGTGTCGAAGAATTGCATCTAATGAAAGCAAATAGCAGAACAGAAGTTGCAATGGGCGAACCATTACCGCAAGTGACATTAATGGAACTGGAACAACGTCTCATTTTACAAACACTAAGACGCATGAATGGCAATCGAACTCATACTGCTAAAGCATTAGGTATTTCTTTAAGAGCGTTACGTTACAAGCTCAATGAGTTGGTTGAATGTGGATACGAAGTTGAAGGAAAAAATGTATGA
- the flgB gene encoding flagellar basal body rod protein FlgB — protein sequence MKSTVIGNQIFGKPDAVLEESLNQRLKRQTVNIANITNSLTPGYRSLGFDFEKQLQAAIGSDKDLIMKVSDSRHIKAPGMGADGILKPDMYVKPTESIGNDGNTVDVDQEMTEMAGNQILYKATIESLNRKLGMLRYAINGGR from the coding sequence ATGAAGAGCACAGTCATTGGGAACCAAATTTTTGGTAAACCAGATGCGGTTCTCGAAGAAAGTTTAAACCAGCGTTTAAAAAGACAAACTGTAAATATTGCAAACATAACAAACTCGTTAACTCCTGGTTACCGATCTTTAGGTTTTGATTTTGAAAAACAACTTCAAGCAGCTATTGGATCTGATAAAGACTTAATTATGAAAGTGAGTGATTCAAGGCACATTAAAGCACCCGGAATGGGTGCCGATGGGATTTTAAAGCCTGATATGTATGTAAAACCTACCGAAAGCATAGGTAATGATGGAAATACAGTGGATGTTGATCAAGAAATGACAGAAATGGCAGGAAATCAAATTTTATATAAAGCAACAATTGAGTCGTTAAATAGAAAACTTGGTATGTTACGTTATGCAATAAACGGTGGCAGATAA
- the flgC gene encoding flagellar basal body rod protein FlgC, protein MSFIEGLKISASGLSAERIRMNVISSNIANVNTSRTEEGEPYKRKDVLFTARNSGLSFDNLMRLAFDPHLKEVKVDGITEDRRAPRLLYNPNHPDANENGYVAMPNISIMEEMVNMITSNRSFESNTQAINATKSMAQTAIGIGR, encoded by the coding sequence ATGAGTTTTATAGAAGGATTAAAAATAAGCGCTTCAGGACTTTCTGCCGAAAGAATTAGAATGAACGTTATTTCTTCAAATATTGCGAATGTGAATACATCAAGAACAGAAGAAGGTGAACCTTATAAAAGAAAAGACGTTCTTTTTACAGCAAGAAATTCTGGATTAAGTTTTGATAATTTAATGCGTTTAGCATTTGATCCGCATTTAAAAGAAGTAAAAGTTGATGGTATTACAGAAGATCGCAGAGCCCCTAGGCTTCTTTATAATCCGAATCACCCTGATGCCAATGAAAATGGGTATGTTGCAATGCCGAATATTTCAATCATGGAAGAAATGGTGAATATGATTACAAGCAATCGTTCTTTTGAAAGTAACACTCAAGCTATTAATGCTACGAAATCAATGGCACAAACAGCCATTGGTATTGGTCGTTAA